One Ananas comosus cultivar F153 linkage group 1, ASM154086v1, whole genome shotgun sequence DNA window includes the following coding sequences:
- the LOC109710275 gene encoding uncharacterized protein LOC109710275, whose product MDTFSVYTANSGDYYGSKAKINLWDLPDVANNQISASVIRLSSFDGDYENSIQAGFHMYPEEYKDSKLHFYTTWTLDGYKSTGCFNLKCDGFILVNSGILTPGDVVEPVSVYNGSQYFITISIKKEPKSGNWSVYREDLDNPQLIGYWPKSLFTALAEKATIVSWGGVVSYPQDGIGPPMGSGHYSSELQGKAAFVKNIEIFDSNGESIDLANIAKPDVNRGDCYNVTALVDSRKYGLHDGYLFYFGGPGGCSN is encoded by the exons ATGGACACCTTTAGTGTGTATACTGCAAATTCTGGCGATTATTATGGTAGCAAAGCCAAGATTAATCTGTGGGATCTGCCAGATGTAGCGAATAATCAAATATCTGCGAGTGTAATACGGCTCTCGAGTTTCGATGGAGATTATGAAAATTCCATACAAGCAGGATTTCAT ATGTACCCGGAAGAATATAAAGACAGCAAGCTTCATTTTTACACAACTTGGACA TTGGATGGCTATAAATCAACTGGTTGCTTTAACCTTAAATGCGACGGCTTCATACTGGTTAATTCGGGTATACTTACACCAGGAGATGTTGTTGAACCTGTTTCTGTCTACAACGGCTCACAGTACTTCATTACAATCAgtataaaaaag GAACCTAAATCAGGAAATTGGTCAGTATATAGGGAAGATCTAGATAATCCGCAACTAATAGGTTATTGGCCTAAATCTCTCTTTACGGCTTTAGCTGAAAAGGCGACCATAGTTTCGTGGGGTGGAGTTGTCAGCTATCCTCAAGATGGAATTGGGCCTCCGATGGGCAGCGGACACTATTCTTCTGAATTGCAAGGGAAGGCAGCATTTGTGAAAAATATTGAGATCTTTGATTCGAACGGCGAATCCATTGACCTTGCAAATATCGCAAAGCCTGATGTCAATCGGGGAGACTGCTATAATGTTACCGCACTAGTCGATTCGAGAAAGTACGGACTGCATGATgggtatttattttattttggtggTCCCGGTGGCTGTTCTAATTAA
- the LOC109710367 gene encoding putative pentatricopeptide repeat-containing protein At3g13770, mitochondrial — protein sequence MGGARNVFDKIPRGASCVTAVISGYAQMGSHVRLWSCILPNEFTLATILTSCSGACKLDLGRQVHSIAIKTNFESHIFVGSSLLDMYAKSNNILEARKVFDFLPERDVVSCTAILSGYAQLGLDEEALQLFIELYKEGMHCNYVTFTSLLTALSGLSALDYGKQVHSFTYRHELPFYVVLENSLIDMYSKCGSLTYARRVFNKMPERSSVSWNTMIVGYGCSHGGLVDEGLSIFDYMIKEKGLKPEIGHYGCVVDLLGRAGRIEKALDFIKNMPFEPTAAMWGSLLGACRVHINIPAGEFVAKRLLDIEPENAGNYVILSNIYASASRWQDVVDVRKLMMEKAVIKEPGRSWINLDKVIHTFYSSDRFHPKKGEIEAKIKEIYAKIKEAGFVPDLSCVLHDVDDEQKERMLLGHSEKLAITFGLMGTPRSFMLRITKNLRVCVDCHNFAKFVSMVYEREISLRDSNRFHLFVKGACSCGDYW from the exons ATGGGCGGCGCCCGCAACGTGTTCGACAAAATCCCGAGAGGAGCATCGTGCGTGACGGCCGTGATCTCGGGGTATGCACAGATGGGTTCGCACGTGAGGCTCTGGAGCT GTATTCTGCCCAATGAATTTACTTTGGCCACCATTCTCACATCCTGTTCTGGGGCATGCAAGCTCGACCTCGGCAGGCAAGTCCACTCTATCGCCATCAAAACTAATTTCGAATCCCACATATTCGTTGGGAGCTCTCTCCTTGACATGTACGCCAAATCCAACAATATCCTTGAGGCTAGAAAAGTCTTCGACTTTTTGCCAGAAAGGGATGTTGTTTCTTGTACCGCTATTTTATCCGGATATGCCCAATTGGGCCTTGATGAAGAAGCCTTACAGTTATTTATTGAGTTATATAAAGAGGGGATGCACTGTAACTATGTTACTTTCACCAGTCTTCTGACTGCACTTTCTGGGCTTTCTGCTTTGGACTACGGGAAGCAAGTCCACAGCTTTACATACCGACACGAATTGCCATTTTACGTTGTTCTAGAGAATTCTTTGATTGATATGTACTCCAAATGCGGGAGCCTCACTTACGCGAGGAGAGTATTCAATAAGATGCCGGAGAGATCTTCGGTTAGTTGGAATACCATGATTGTAGGATATG GATGCAGTCACGGTGGATTAGTCGATGAGGGTTTGAGCATATTTGATTATATgattaaagaaaaaggattgaaACCGGAAATTGGGCATTATGGGTGTGTTGTTGATCTTCTTGGGCGGGCTGGAAGAATAGAAAAAGCCTtagattttatcaaaaatatgcCGTTTGAACCGACAGCAGCTATGTGGGGCTCGTTACTGGGCGCATGTAGAGTTCACATAAACATTCCTGCAGGAGAGTTTGTCGCTAAAAGGCTTCTGGACATCGAGCCAGAAAATGCCGGCAATTATGTGATCCTTTCTAATATCTATGCTTCTGCTTCAAGGTGGCAAGATGTAGTAGATGTCCGGAAGCTTATGATGGAGAAGGCAGTAATAAAAGAACCAGGAAGAAGCTGGATAAACCTAGATAAAGTTATTCACACCTTTTATTCCAGCGATCGATTCCATCCCAAGAAGGGAGAAATTGAAGCTAAGATTAAGGAAATATATGCGAAGATCAAAGAAGCAGGTTTTGTTCCTGACCTGAGCTGTGTATTGCATGATGTGGATGACGAGCAGAAAGAGAGAATGCTTCTCGGTCATAGTGAGAAGTTGGCGATAACATTCGGGTTAATGGGTACTCCTCGAAGTTTTATGCTTCGGATCACAAAGAACCTTCGTGTTTGTGTCGATTGCCATAACTTTGCAAAATTTGTCTCCATGGTGTACGAAAGGGAAATTTCTTTAAGGGATAGCAACCGCTTCCATCTTTTCGTAAAAGGGGCTTGTTCTTGTGGAGATTACTGGTGA